The Catenuloplanes niger genome includes a window with the following:
- a CDS encoding multicopper oxidase family protein: MMRAGRRSVLLLGALAGLSAACRPEARGAAPAAPAPGGPDTGFTDDLRIPPLAPSTIDPDGARRFDLGLRADGRSAFLPGRTTPTWGIDGDYLGPTVRVRTGERVRMTVTSALPERTSMHWHGMLLPARMDGGPHQPIEPGATWRPEWTIRQPAATLWYHPHAHGSTAVHVHRGLAGLLYVDDPGRAGLPDRYGVDDIPLILQDRSFTPDGAFVEDGVDSGTYGLLGDTMLVNGVHRPRLRLGVRTVRLRILNAANARVFHVGLADDRPFRVIGTDAGPLDRAVETTRVRLSPGERAEIVLTLAAGERVTLDSRGPADGTEPETGAFPLLLIEVATGAEPAAALPETPGPAPEPFRDTGVVRRFRLDQLDINGRRGDPARIDEVVPAGAHETWEITNGPYAHSFHIHGAHFRVLATEGAAAGPKDTVFVPPGASLRLAVRFGTDTDPATPYMYHCHLLRHEDGGMSGQFVVVPPGTERQVSRSLPGHHH, from the coding sequence ATGATGCGAGCCGGCCGCCGGAGCGTGCTCCTGCTCGGCGCACTGGCCGGGCTGTCCGCCGCCTGCCGGCCCGAGGCCCGCGGTGCCGCACCGGCCGCGCCCGCGCCGGGCGGACCGGACACCGGCTTCACCGACGACCTGCGGATCCCGCCGCTGGCACCGTCCACGATCGATCCGGACGGCGCCCGGCGCTTCGACCTCGGCCTGCGCGCCGACGGGCGCTCGGCGTTCCTGCCCGGCCGCACCACGCCGACGTGGGGCATCGACGGCGACTACCTCGGGCCGACGGTGCGGGTGCGCACCGGTGAGCGGGTCCGGATGACGGTCACCAGCGCCCTGCCCGAGCGCACCAGCATGCACTGGCACGGCATGCTGCTGCCGGCCAGGATGGACGGCGGTCCGCACCAGCCGATCGAGCCCGGCGCCACCTGGCGTCCGGAGTGGACGATCCGGCAGCCGGCCGCGACGCTCTGGTACCACCCGCACGCGCACGGCAGCACCGCCGTGCACGTCCACCGCGGGCTCGCCGGCCTGCTCTACGTCGACGACCCCGGGCGTGCGGGGCTGCCCGACCGGTACGGCGTCGACGACATCCCGCTGATCCTGCAGGACCGCAGCTTCACTCCGGACGGCGCGTTCGTCGAGGACGGCGTGGACAGCGGCACGTACGGGCTGCTGGGCGACACGATGCTGGTCAACGGCGTGCACCGGCCCCGGCTCCGGCTGGGCGTGCGGACCGTACGGCTGCGGATCCTGAACGCCGCGAACGCCCGCGTCTTCCACGTCGGGCTCGCCGACGACCGCCCGTTCCGGGTGATCGGCACCGACGCCGGACCGCTGGACCGGGCGGTGGAGACGACGCGGGTGCGGCTGAGCCCGGGGGAGCGGGCCGAGATCGTGCTGACGCTGGCCGCGGGGGAGCGGGTGACGTTGGACAGCCGGGGGCCGGCGGACGGTACCGAACCGGAGACCGGCGCGTTCCCGTTGCTGCTGATCGAGGTGGCGACCGGGGCCGAGCCCGCGGCCGCGCTGCCGGAGACGCCGGGTCCGGCCCCGGAGCCGTTCCGGGACACCGGCGTCGTCCGGCGGTTCCGGCTGGACCAGCTCGACATCAACGGACGCCGGGGCGATCCCGCCCGCATCGACGAGGTGGTCCCGGCCGGCGCGCACGAGACCTGGGAGATCACCAACGGGCCGTACGCGCACAGCTTCCACATCCACGGCGCCCACTTCCGGGTCCTGGCCACCGAGGGCGCCGCGGCCGGGCCGAAGGACACCGTCTTCGTCCCGCCCGGTGCGTCGCTGCGGCTCGCGGTGCGGTTCGGCACCGACACCGACCCGGCGACGCCGTACATGTACCACTGCCATCTCCTGCGCCATGAGGACGGTGGCATGTCCGGCCAGTTCGTCGTCGTCCCGCCCGGGACCGAGCGGCAGGTCTCCCGGTCGCTGCCCGGGCACCACCACTGA
- the fgd gene encoding glucose-6-phosphate dehydrogenase (coenzyme-F420) produces MAVHPVRFGYKASAEQFDPRELLDLGILAEELGFDSVFISDHLQPWRHDGGHAPAALPWLGALAARTARILIGTSVLTPTFRYHPATVAQAFATLGCLAEGRVILGVGSGESLNEVALGTEWPAGRDRLARLREAIALIRRLWAEDRVTAEGDYFTTRNVTIYDRPQRPVPIYVGASGPVATRFAGRAADGFITTGGKGRELYTGTLLPAVAEGAAAAGRRADELDLMIEVKVSFDPDRERALADTRFWGALALSAEEKTGIEDPLEMQRRADALPLARAASRWIVSDDPDEHATRVGEYLDMGFRHLVFHAPGPDQRAFLHRYADEILPRLRKHLDA; encoded by the coding sequence GTGGCCGTCCATCCCGTCCGGTTCGGATACAAGGCGTCCGCGGAGCAGTTCGACCCGCGGGAACTGCTCGACCTCGGGATCCTCGCCGAGGAGCTGGGCTTCGACTCCGTGTTCATCAGCGACCACCTGCAACCGTGGCGGCACGACGGCGGGCACGCCCCGGCCGCGCTGCCGTGGCTGGGTGCGCTCGCCGCCCGTACCGCGCGGATCCTCATCGGCACGAGCGTGCTGACGCCGACGTTCCGGTACCACCCGGCGACCGTCGCGCAGGCGTTCGCCACCCTCGGCTGCCTCGCCGAGGGCCGGGTGATCCTCGGCGTCGGCTCCGGCGAGTCGCTCAACGAGGTCGCGCTCGGCACCGAGTGGCCCGCCGGCCGCGACCGGCTGGCCCGGCTGCGCGAGGCGATCGCGCTGATCCGCAGGCTCTGGGCGGAGGACCGGGTGACCGCCGAGGGCGACTACTTCACCACCCGGAACGTGACCATCTACGACCGGCCGCAGCGGCCCGTCCCGATCTACGTCGGCGCGTCCGGCCCGGTCGCGACGCGGTTCGCCGGCCGCGCCGCCGACGGCTTCATCACCACCGGCGGCAAGGGCCGGGAGCTCTACACCGGCACGCTGCTGCCGGCGGTCGCCGAGGGGGCCGCCGCGGCCGGGCGCCGGGCGGACGAGCTGGACCTGATGATCGAGGTCAAGGTGTCCTTCGACCCCGACCGGGAACGGGCCCTGGCCGACACCCGGTTCTGGGGTGCGCTGGCGCTCTCGGCCGAGGAGAAGACCGGCATCGAGGACCCGCTGGAGATGCAGCGGCGCGCGGACGCGCTCCCGCTCGCCCGGGCGGCGTCGCGGTGGATCGTCTCCGACGACCCGGACGAGCACGCCACCCGGGTCGGCGAGTACCTCGACATGGGTTTCCGCCACCTGGTCTTCCACGCGCCGGGTCCGGACCAGCGGGCGTTCCTGCACCGGTACGCCGACGAGATCCTGCCCCGGCTCCGCAAGCACCTCGACGCCTGA
- the glgB gene encoding 1,4-alpha-glucan branching protein GlgB, whose protein sequence is MTALSERLVTTLGARVTDAGVVFAVWAPHAREVRVVGDFTGWDPDDGLPMRQVAGVWEVLAPDAREGDRYRYRILGADGRRRDKADPFARHTEIPPRTASVVYRSSYTWGDDAWMARRARRDPHREPMSVYEVHLGSWRPGLGYRELADELVRYVRDTGFTHVEFLPVMEHPFGGSWGYQVTGYFAPTARFGSPDEFRTLVDALHRAGIGVLLDWVPAHFPRDDWALGRFDGTPLYEHAGTRGEHPDWGTYVFDHGRHEVRAFLIANALYWCEEFHADGLRVDAVASMLYLDYSRGPGEWLPNRYGGNHDLDAISLLRELTTAVRREWPDVLLVAEESTAFPGVTADVADGGLGFAFKWNMGWMHDTLTHLGREPERRGAHRHELTAPLSYAWSERYVLPISHDEVVHGKGSLTGKMPGDAGHRLAGTRALLAWMWAYPGKKLLFMGAELGDEREWSHERGLDWTLLDDPARAGLHRLVADLNAAYRGIPALWAQDGTPAGFRWIGDQDGGADVVAFARIAPDGGTLVCVANLSATPREHRVGLPAAGRWAEVLNTDAHAYGGSGVAGTGGPHTEHVPWNGLPVSAVLRVPPLGVLWLRPA, encoded by the coding sequence ATGACCGCGCTGTCCGAACGGCTCGTAACGACGCTCGGCGCCCGGGTCACCGACGCCGGCGTGGTCTTCGCGGTGTGGGCCCCGCACGCCCGCGAGGTCCGGGTGGTCGGCGACTTCACCGGCTGGGACCCGGACGACGGGCTGCCGATGCGACAGGTCGCCGGCGTGTGGGAGGTGCTCGCGCCGGACGCCCGCGAGGGCGACCGGTACCGGTACCGGATCCTGGGCGCGGACGGCCGCCGGCGGGACAAGGCGGACCCGTTCGCCCGGCACACCGAGATCCCGCCGCGGACCGCCTCGGTGGTGTACCGCTCCTCCTACACGTGGGGCGACGACGCGTGGATGGCGCGGCGGGCGCGGCGTGATCCGCACCGGGAGCCGATGAGCGTCTACGAGGTCCACCTCGGCTCGTGGCGGCCCGGGCTGGGCTACCGCGAGCTGGCGGACGAACTCGTGCGCTACGTGCGGGACACCGGCTTCACGCACGTGGAGTTCCTGCCGGTGATGGAGCACCCGTTCGGCGGGTCGTGGGGCTACCAGGTCACCGGCTACTTCGCCCCGACCGCGCGCTTCGGCTCGCCGGACGAGTTCCGCACGCTGGTGGACGCCCTGCACCGGGCCGGGATCGGCGTGCTCCTGGACTGGGTGCCGGCCCACTTCCCGCGCGACGACTGGGCGCTGGGCCGGTTCGACGGCACGCCGCTGTACGAGCACGCCGGGACGCGCGGCGAGCACCCCGACTGGGGCACCTACGTCTTCGACCACGGCCGGCACGAGGTGCGGGCCTTCCTCATCGCCAACGCGCTCTACTGGTGCGAGGAGTTCCACGCGGACGGTCTGCGCGTCGACGCGGTCGCCTCGATGCTCTACCTTGACTACTCCCGCGGCCCCGGCGAGTGGCTGCCCAACCGCTACGGCGGCAACCACGACCTGGACGCGATCTCGCTGCTGCGCGAGCTGACCACCGCGGTACGGCGGGAGTGGCCCGACGTGCTGCTGGTCGCCGAGGAGTCGACGGCGTTCCCGGGCGTCACCGCGGACGTCGCCGACGGCGGGCTCGGTTTCGCGTTCAAGTGGAACATGGGCTGGATGCACGACACGCTCACCCACCTCGGGCGGGAGCCGGAGCGGCGGGGCGCGCACCGCCACGAGCTGACCGCACCCCTGTCGTACGCGTGGAGCGAGCGCTACGTGCTGCCGATCAGCCACGACGAGGTCGTGCACGGCAAGGGCTCGCTGACCGGCAAGATGCCCGGCGACGCGGGGCACCGGCTGGCCGGCACCCGCGCGCTGCTCGCCTGGATGTGGGCGTACCCGGGCAAGAAGCTGCTGTTCATGGGCGCCGAACTCGGCGACGAACGGGAGTGGTCGCACGAGCGAGGGCTGGACTGGACCCTGCTCGACGACCCCGCCCGGGCCGGCCTGCACCGGCTGGTGGCGGACCTGAACGCGGCCTACCGGGGCATCCCCGCGCTGTGGGCGCAGGACGGCACGCCGGCCGGGTTCCGCTGGATCGGTGATCAGGACGGCGGCGCCGACGTGGTGGCGTTCGCCCGGATCGCGCCGGACGGCGGCACGCTCGTCTGCGTCGCGAACCTCTCCGCGACGCCGCGCGAGCACCGGGTCGGGCTGCCGGCCGCCGGGCGGTGGGCGGAGGTGCTGAACACCGACGCGCACGCCTACGGCGGTTCCGGTGTCGCCGGCACCGGCGGGCCGCACACCGAGCACGTGCCGTGGAACGGGCTGCCGGTCTCGGCCGTGCTGCGGGTGCCGCCGCTCGGGGTGCTCTGGCTGCGGCCGGCGTAG